AGTTGAATTTTTAAGCCCGCCCCATAACTCGGAACCGTCGCTGTTTCCGGTTGAAGTTTGAAAGTATTTTGTCCTTCGATTTTAACTTCTTGATAGCGGCTGATTTGCGCTCCGCCGCCTTTGATGTAGGGTTGGAATAAAGCTTTTTTATCCGCAAATACCAAAATCAAATCCGCACCCATGATTTGGGACTTTTGAGTTGTCGTACGTTGGGCATCCGAAGGGCTTGCTTTTTCTTCACGAACACCGCGAGCATCCGTGTAACTCAGTTCGAGAGCCAAGCGTTCTAAGAAATAAAGGGATAACGATCCCGTGATGGATTCTGAATCGAATTTATTGTTTTCATCAAAGGTCGTTGTTTTTCGTCCGTAAGAAAGCCCGAGTTCGGTGTAC
This region of Bdellovibrio sp. BCCA genomic DNA includes:
- a CDS encoding outer membrane beta-barrel protein; the encoded protein is MKKIFSVLVLAVLVSTSLSAQAMYTELGLSYGRKTTTFDENNKFDSESITGSLSLYFLERLALELSYTDARGVREEKASPSDAQRTTTQKSQIMGADLILVFADKKALFQPYIKGGGAQISRYQEVKIEGQNTFKLQPETATVPSYGAGLKIQLTETFGIKLSYDVWKTPIGGGMQTDDSSIRAGITWVL